The Spiroplasma endosymbiont of Atherix ibis nucleotide sequence TTATTCACGATATTATTAATAATAATCTTGGAAAAATTTCTTTTGAAAAGCCAATAGAAATAAAGGAAATATCAAAACAGGCAATTAAAGAAAATGATCTGGATTCAACAGTAGTTAGTGATTTAACAGTAGAATGATAGAAAATAATAGATATTTATTTGATCAAAATATACGACAACAATATAAAGTTACTTTAATATCAGGAAGTGATGAAGTAGGTAGAGGTGCTATGGCAGGCCCAATTGTTGTTGCTTCAGCTATTTTAAAACCAGATTATAATAATTCAAAAATAAAGGATTCTAAATTATTAAATGAAAAACAAAGAGAAGAATTGTATGAAGAAATAAAAGAAAATTGTATTGCATATAGCATTTGTGAATATGATTCAAAATTTGTTGATCAATATAATCCAAAAAAAACAAGTCAAATAGGAATGGTAGAATCTATTAAAAGTTTAAAAGTTAAACCAGATATTTGCTTAATTGATGGAGAAAGTATAAAATTAGTTCGATATAAATGTTTACAAATTATAAAAGGAGATAACTTGAGTATAAGCATAGGAGCTGCAAGTATTATTGCAAAAGTGTACAGAGATAGAATAATGAATAATTTTCATTTAGAATATCCACAGTATAACTTTATAAAAAATAAGGGTTATTGTACAAAAGAACATAAAGAAAAAGTAAAAGAATTTGGTGCTTTAAGTATTCACAGGTTTTCTTATAAACCAATTAAATTTCTAAAGGAGAAATAAAATGAGTTTTAATAAAAGTAATGAAATATATCAAGAATGAATTAATTCAAAACACTTAAATGAAAGTTTAAAAGAAGAGCTTTTAAATGCAACTGATGAAGAATTAAATGCAGCATTTAATGTTCAATTAGAATTTGGTACTGCTGGAATAAGAGGAATACTTGGAGCAGGTCCAGGAAGATTTAATTTATACACAATTAAAAAAGTAACAATGAGTTATGCAAAACTTCTAATATCAAAATATGGAGAAGAATTATCTAGAGGAGTTGTTATTGGCCATGATAATAGAAAGTTTTCAAAAGAATTTTCACAACTAGCAGCTGAAATTTTAACAAGTTTTGGCATTAAAGCTTATTTGTTTAAAAATAATACAATGAAACCAACTCCAGTTGTTTCTTATGCAACAAAGGATTTAAATGCAATTGGAGGAATTGTAATAACTGCAAGTCATAATCCAGCAATTTATAATGGTTATAAGATTTATGATGAATTTGGATGTCAATTAATTGATGAAGATACAAAAATTATTGCTGAATATATGGAAGAATTTCAAGATATATTAAGTTGAAATTATAAAAGTGATGAAGCACTTATTGAAGTAGTTCCTCAAAAAGTTTTAAATAATTATAAGGAAATGATTGCAAATTTACAATTTTATAAAAATAAGTCAAGAGAAGGATTTAAAATGATTTATTCTGCTGTTAATGGAACAGGAACAGAGTTCACACCTCCTTTATTAAAAAAATTTGGCTATGATGTAATTGAAGTAAAAGAACATGCATTTGAAGATTATACATTTAAAAATGTTGGAAATCCAAATCCTGAATTTGAACCTGCATGAAAAATACCATTTGAATATGGAGTTAAAAATAAAGATGCGTCAATTATAATAATTCAAGATCCAGATGCAGATAGAATTGGTTGTGCTGTTAATCACAATGGAGAGTGAATTAGAATTGATGGAAATCAAACAGGTCCTTTATTTATAGAGTGAAAATTAAGTCAAATGAAAAAATTTGATTTAACTCCAATAAATCCTGCTATGTATTCAAGTTTTGTTACAAGTGATTTAGGTGATAGAATTGCAAATGAAACTTATGGAGTAAAGGTAATTAAAACTTTAACAGGATTTAAATGAATGGGATCAGAAATTTTAAAAGAACCAGAAAGAGATTTAAATTTTGTATTTGCATATGAAGAAAGTTATGGTTATGTTTTAGACTCATCAACAAGAGATAAAGATGGTATTCAAGCAACAGTAATGTTAGTTGAAGCTGCATGATATTATAAACAACAAGGTAAAACATTAATTGATGTTTTAAATGATTTATATGCAAAATATGGTTATTATTACACATATACAGAAAATTTAAATTTTAAACCTGAAGAAATAAAATCAAAAGTAGAGCCAATTATGAAAAAACTTAGAGAAGAAGAATTCACAACTTTAGGTGGATTAGAATTAAGTTATGTAGAAGATTATATTGATGGTTTATTCAATATGCCCGGTCAAAATTTAATAAAATTTTACTTTAATGATGGAAGCTGATTTGCAGTAAGACCTTCAGGAACTGAGCCAAAAATTAAAATTTACTTTATTTGTGTTGACAAAGAAGGACAAGCAGCTAAAAATAAATGTGATTTAATATTTAAAGATTTAAAAGAGTTTTTAGAAATTTAATTTAAAAAAATAATACTACGGTATTAGTTTTTATTTTAAAAATAAAAACTTGTTTTACTACAATATAATTATATTGGCAGTATATTTTTTGTAAATCAAATTAAGGAGTAAAAATGAGAACAATAATTATTGGAGGCAGTGCAACTGGAATGGGTGTAGCTGCTAGGTTAAAAAGAAACGATCAAACTTGTGAAATAACAGTTATACAAGACAAAGATTATGTATCTCTTGGAGCGTGTGGTCTTCCATATTTTGTAGCAAATAATTTTGAAGATAAAAATAATTTAATTGCGAGAACAAAAGAACAATTTGAAAAACAAGGTATTAAAGTAATTTCAAATTCAAAAGTGGAAAGTATAGACTTTAAAGATAAAAAAGTTTTTTTCAATAATGAATTTGAAAACTATGACAATTTAGTCATAGCAGTTGGAGCAAAACCTATAGTGCCAAATATTAAAGGTGTCGAAGGAGAAAATGTCTTTACTCTTACAACATTAGAAGATGGAGTATTGTTAAAAGAAAAAATGAATAATGATAAAAGCATTAAAAAAGTTGCTATTATCGGAGCTGGTTTTATTGGTTTAGAAATGACAGAAACTTTTTATGAATTAAAAAAAGAGATATTTTTATTGGAAATGGAAACAAAAGTTATGAAAAGAACTTTTGATGAAGAAATATCTAATTTAATTCAAGAAAAATTGGAAGAAAAAAATATTAATAATTTATTTGGAGAACAATTAGTAGAGATTAAACTAAAAAATAATAAAGTTAATTCTATTTTACTAAAAAGTGGTAAAGAAATAAAAGTTGATGCAGTTCTACTTTCTGTAGGATTTCAACCTAACACAGAATTTTTAAAAAATAGTGAGTTAAAAATGAATGAAAGAGGAGCAATAATTATAAATACAAAAGGTGAAACAAATATTGCTAATGTTTATTCTTCAGGAGATTGTGCTATTTCTAAAAATTTTGTTAATAATCAAGAAATTTATTCACCATTAGCAACTGTTGCAAGTAAATTTGCAAAAGTTATTGCAGATAATATTTCTGGAAAAGAAAATCAATATTTTGGTTCAATTCAAAGTGCAATGTTGAGAATATTTGATCTTGAAATTGCAAGAACAGGTTTAACTGAACAAATGGCAATAGCAAATAAAATAAATGTTAAATCAGTATTCATTAAAGATAAAGATCATACAAATTACACACCAAATCAAAAAGATTTATATCTGAAATTAATTATAAATGGCGATACAAAAGAAATTATAGGAGCTCAAATGGCAGGAAGTAATAATTCTATTTTAAGAATTTATGCTTTAGCAGTTTTAATTTGGCAAAAAGCTAAAGTAAATAGTGCTTTAGAGCAAATTGATTTGCCATATGCACCACCATTTTCAAGAAGTGTGGATATTATTCACATTGCTTTATCAAAATTAAACAAATAAAAAAAGGGGGAAATTAAAATGTTATTCTTGGTTGAAGATCAAGGACACAACTTACTAAGAGATTTTTTGGCAATTAGTACATGACAATCACTTGTATCAATAACGTTGTTTATTTCATTACAAGTAGGTTTGTGATTCTTTTTAAAAAAATATAAATTTGCTTTTATGTACAGAGTTATTTTAGGTATGGGAATTGGTTTATTATTTGGTATAATTTTACAATCTATTATAGGTTTTCCAGATTCAAATTCATTTGAAGAAATTTCAAAACCTTCAAGTGAACTATATTGAATATATGAAATAAATATTTGAGCATCATTCTTTAAAAATATATTTATTAATGGAGTTTATTTATTAACTGTACCTATTGTATTTATAGCAATTTTTAAAATTACTTCTAAACCTGGTGAAACAGGATTGGGAAGAATTACAGCAAAAGGAATTATTTTATTATTATTTAATGTTGCTGTAATGTTTACAATAACATTTTTTATTGGAATGTTATTAAAAGTAGGGCAAGGATTTAATTTACCTTCAGACAATTCAGTGTCTGGAAGAGATAATGTACCGTTGCCTCAAATTATTTGACAGTATATTCCAGATAATATTATTGGAGCATTAGCTAAAAATTCAATTATTCCTGTAATGGTTGTAGGTGCTTTAGCTGGTGGAAGTGTAAAAATTTTATCAAAAAGAAAACAAGTTGAAATGGAAGCTATTAGAAAAGCTATTAATACTGGATGAGATGTAATGATGTCAGTTTTAATGACATTTATGAAAATAATGCCATTAGCTGTAATGTCTATGATTAGTGTTTCAATTACTTCAAGACCAATTGGTTCATTAGTTACAATAGGTAAAGTAATTGGAGTTGGGTATTTAGGAGTAGTTATTGCTCTTGGACTATTGAGTTTAGAAGTTTTTTTAAGTGGAGTAAAATTAGGAGTTTGATGAAAAAAAGCATGAAGACCTTTAGTTCAAGGATTTTCAACGCAATCTTCAAATGCTTCATTGCCAATTACAATGGAAACTTTAACAGAAGATATGAAAATTAATTGAAAAGCAGCAAACACTATACAACCAATTTCAACAACAATGGGGCTAATAGCTTGTGCTGGTGTACAATCTGGACTAGCAACAAGTATTTTATGAACTAGTGATACAAATGGATTAGTACAAGGAATGGGATTATTTACATTCTTTATTATCGCTTTATTTGTAACTATTATTGCTTCACTTGGAATTGCAGGAGTTCCTGGAACTGCTACTGTTGTTACAGTTGGAGTTCTTGGAGGAATGGGCTTTGGAGGTTTTGCAGGAAGCGTTCTTGCAATTATTGCACCTTTAGATGGATTATTTGATATGGGAAGAACTGGAGCAAATGTAATTGGAGGAGTTGCAACAGCAACGATTGTAGCTAAATCTGAAGGATTAATAGAGAAAGACTCTGAACTTTTAAATGAAAAAGGTTTAATATTACAAACACAAATTCTTGCAAAGCATAAAGCAAAAGATGATTATATCCAATCAATTAATTCTATTAGATCTAGTGCCTCAAAAGAAGTCAAAAATAAGGAATTATCTTCTGAAAATAAAAACAAAATTTATACTAAATTAAAAGAAGATATTAAAGAACAACAAGAAAAATATAAATTAAAAATAAAATCATTAAAAGAAGAAAAAAATAAATCTAAAGAAGTTAAAAAATAATGATGAAATTATTTTTAAAATTTAAAATTAAAAAGTTGAAGATATAAATAATAAAATATTTTAATTAGATGATGATACTAATAATAGTTCAAAAATAAAGATTTTTTAGCATTAACACCTAAAAATTCATATACAAAATTATTAATTTTGAAATTACTAAATATAAATAAGTTTATAAAGAATTATTTTGAATTAATAAATTTCAAAGTTCAATTTGATAGTACTAAATATATTAGTTATAAGTAAGTTAATAATAAAATTAAAATAAAAGCAGAGGTAACATTAAAATTAATGTTATTTGCAGATAATGTTAAAGAATTAAAATTATTTAAATTTTCTATAAAAAAATAATTACTGAAAAGTAATTATTTTTTTATTTTTTTAAAACTATTAACGATATTAATATATGTGAGGAATAAAAAAATGAATAATGTGACTATTATAGGACAAATAGAGGGAAATCCTCAAGTTGTTTTTAATTAAAAAGATGGAGTAAAAAAACTATATAAATTTATTTTAAGAGTACCAAGAAATTATAAAACTAAGTCAGGAGAATTAATTGATGATTTTATTAATGTAAAAGTTTGATCTAATGTATTGGGTGAAGAATATGAGTATTTTGATCAATCATATATTGGTATTGAGGGAAGATTGGTTTCATTTGGAAATACTGAAAATAACAATTATGGAAATGAATTAGTTGCAAACAAAGTGATACATTTAAATTAATGGAAAATGTTTTATTATACTTTTCATTAAAATATAATGGTGATTGAGATAAAATTTATCATGCTTTAGATACTAAAGAAAAAATAATTCATAAGGATTTAGAAGAAATTAAAAATAAAATCGAAAGTGACTTTATTACAATATTAAGTCCTTTATATCCAAATTATTTAAAAAATACTCATAAACCACCTTTTGTAATATTTTATAAAGGAGATATTTCATTACTTTCAAAATATCATAAAACTATTGCGATTGTTGGAGGTCAAGAAGTTGATGAATATTGTATTAAAAATATTGAGTTTTTTATGCAAGACTTAGATTTGGAAAATATAATATTTTCAACTATTGAAAATATTGGAGTTAATAATGAAGTTTTAAATAATTCTTTTAAAAATCAATATAAAGTAATTAAAATAATTGAAGAAAGTATGAAAGATTATCTTAAAAGAACTATTGATTTACCAGAAAAAAGTAATTTTTTAATAATTACAGAAGTATATGAATCAAACTATTCAATGAATAGTAAATTAATCGAGTATTCTAATAGGATGCTTTGTGGAGTTTCCAAAGGAATTGTTTTTATTCAATTTAAGAATAGTGATCCAATAAATAAACTATTTAATTTCGCAGTAAATGAAGGAAAAGATATTTTTGCAATACCAAATGCTCTTTTTTCTAAAGAGGGAACTAATAAATTAATAAAAAATGGATCAAAATTAATAGAAAATGCAAAAGATATATTAAATGAAATTTAATAGTGATATAATGAATTTGTGGTAGATATATCACGCTTGTAGGGCGATAGCCTAAAAAACTAAGTATAAATTAACTAATCATTTTATTCCCGACACACAAATGATAAGAATAATGTTAATTAGAGAGATATTTTATATCTCTTTTTTTTGTTTTTTTTAATGTATAATTTTTTAAGATATTTAAAAGAAAAAAAGGTGAAAAATTAAAATGGCTAAAATAAAAATTGAAAATAAAGATATTAAGCCTGAAATGAAAATAAAGAGAAGTGGTAAATCATTTTTTGCAATTATTTGGCATTACATAAAAAAACATCCAGTTATTGGAATATTTTTAGTATTACTTACTTTGGCTTCATCGATTACTAGTGTATTAAGTCCTAAAATAATTGAAAATATTATGACTGTTTTAACAGCTCCAACTGGTCTTGGAGATGATTGACAAACAGCAGATATTTCATCAATTCAAGCCTTACTTAATAAGATTCATGATAATAGAAATACTTTATTAGTAACTGTTCATGGTGAGCCAGGCAATTACTTCTTTACAACAATTCTTTTTGGTTTCAATTTACGTTGACAAGATTGAATTTATGTTCAAATAGGTTTATTTGCATCATTGGCAATATTTACATTTGCTTCAAATTTCCTTGCAGGAATTATGGGTAAAAATATTGAAATTCAATTAAGAAATAAAGCACTTGAAAAATTAGTTAAACAAGATATGAGTTATTATTCAGATAAAAAAATTGGTGAAATTTTAACAAAAATTGTATCTGATACACAAATTATAGGAGATCAAGCACAACAAATACCAGTAACAATGATGAGTGCTGCATTTACATTCTTTGGAGCATTAATTATGATGTTTACAATTAATATTTACTTAACAATAGTTGTAATAGTTACTATGGCAATTATAGTTACTTCAATTTTTTCTACATTTGGAGTTGTAAAAAAAGCTGCTTTAAAAACAAGAGATTCAATTACAAATATTAATGGAGATGTGACTGATAGAATTTCTACAGTTAGATTAATTAAAGCTTCAGGAACAGAAAATTATGAAACTGAAAGATTTAAAGAAATTCATAAAGATTATTTTAAAAAATCAAGTAGTTTAATAAAATTACAATCAATAGTTGTTACTGTTTTAGTTGCAGGGGTCAGTTCAATTCAAATGATTATTGTTATAGCTGCAGCTATAAAATGACACAATGAACCTGGAATACTTTCAATAGTTTTAACAGCGTTTATTTCATCAGTTGGAACAATGGTTGGTCCAATTATGCAAGTTGCCAGATTACAAGCTGGATTGATAATGGCTTCAACTTCTGCTGTTAGAATAGCAGAAATTCTTGAAGCAAAATCAAGAATTGATCCTCACTATGATCCTAGTGAAGGAATTCATATTGAAAATATTGATAAAGATATTATTTTTAAAGATGTTGAATTTAGATATCCTGAAAAACCAGAAAAATTAATTATTCCTAAATTTTCATTTAAATTTGAACATGGTAAATCATATGCATTTGTTGGAGAAACTGGAGCAGGTAAATCAACAATTGCAAAACTTTTATTAAGATTTTATGATCCATACAAAGGTAGTGTTTTAATAAATGAAAAATATGATTTAAAAGATTTGAATTTAGGAAGTTATTTAGATAAAGTTGGTTATGTTGAACAAGAGCCACAAATTCTATTTGGAGATGTTTTAGATAACATTAAATATGGAAGATTTGATGCAACTGATGAAGAAGCAATTGAAGCTGCTAAATTAGCTGAATTACATGATTTGGTTATGACATGACCAGAAGGATATAAAACAATTCTTGGTGAAAGAGGGTTTATGTTATCAGGAGGTCAAAAGCAAAGACTTGTTATTGCAAGAATGTTTTTAAAAGATCCACAATTATTAATTTTAGATGAAGCAACAAGCGCTTTAGACAACATTGTAGAAAAAGAAATTCAATCAAAATTAGATAGCTTAATGAAAGGTAGAACAACTGTTACTATCGCACATAGATTAAGTACTATTAAAAATGTTGATCAAATTATTGTCTTGGCACCAGAAAAAGGTATTGCTCAGGTGGGAACTTTTAGTGAACTAAAAAATAAAGAAGGACATTTTAAAAAACTATATGATGCAGGTCTCATGGGTTAAAAAAAAGAACTATTAAAGTTCTTTTTTATTATTAAAATATTTTTAATTTTTTTTTATATTTTTTCTAAAATTTTTTTAGTATATTATAAAAAGTAGATAACTTTAAAGTATAGAAAGTATGAATATAATGATAAAAGATAAAAAAAAATTACAAATTGATGAAACTAGAGCTTTAGTTGAAATTGTAAATGTATCAAAAGTTTATAAGAATAAAAAAAACCCTAGATGATGTTAGTTTAATTATTAATCCAGGAGATAGAATTGGTATAATTGGTCCTAATAGTGGGGGTAAATCTACATTAAGTGAAATTATTGGTGGAATTAGAAAACCAACAACAGGGAAAGTTACTAAACAAGAAAATATGACTATTGGTTTACAATTTCAAGAATCAAAATATCCAATTGGTATAACAGTTTTGGATATGATTAAGTATTATTTAGAAACTTTTAATATTCCAATGATAGAAGAAAAATTAAATGAGATTTTAAAAAAATTTCAAATAGATAATTTTAAAAAGAAATTTATAGAAAAATTAAGTAGAGGACAACAACAAAGAGTAAATATTCTTTTAAGTTTAATTCATAATTCTGATTTGGTTATATTTGATGAAATTTCAACTGGTCTTGATATTGAAGTTAGAAGTGAAATTTTTGATGTAATTAAAGAAAATGTTATAAATAAAAATAAAGCAATGATTTTAGTCACACATATGATGAATGAAATTGAAGAACTTTGTGAAAAATATATTTATATTGACAATGGAATAATTAAAGAAAGAGGTTTTGTAAAAGATTTAGTAGAAAAATATGGATCAGTTCATAATTTTACATGAAAAAAATTTAAAGAACAAAAAGCTATGGATATAAAATCTGTATCAGATCATCATAATAATATAAAAAATAAAAATAAACTTGATAAAATAATAAATAGTGAAAAAAATAAAGGTAAAAATATACCTTTAATAAAATTATTATTGAAATATTATTACAAAGGTTTTGCAGTTCATTTTTTCTTATTTTTCTTTCCATTAATTTTATTATTTTTACAGGGAATTGTATCTAAATTAATGCCTGTAGCTGAGGGTCAAAATAAATGAATTTTATTGCATAATTCAATAGGTTCTTTATCGCTTATGCAAATAATATCTGTTGGTATTTTTATAGTTCCTCAAACTATTTTGGAATTTAAAAATAGTGTTCTTATGAAAAGGATAGGAGCTACAAATATAAAACCAATATTTTTTATATTAAATGTTGTTACTATGGGAATATTTTTTATGATAATTGGTTTTTTATGAACATTGCTTTGAGCAGGAATAATGTTTGGTAATGAATTTGGATGAGCAAATGTTGCTTTGCCATATCAATTTGGTCAATCTTTACCTTTTTTACTATTAACTATAGTTCAATCAGTATCATTAGGAATGTTATTTGCTACTATATTTAAATCAACAACAACTTATATTGCTGTTTAAAATGTTCTTTATATGTTAATAATATTTTTAAGTGGAACATTTATTCCAATTGATTTAATTATGGCAAGTAGTGCTTTAAAATATGTTACTTATTTAAATATTCTATGGACCCATTTATAAGTGCTTGAGCAGGTAGATTTGTTTTTAATTTAACTACAGGAATCTATCTTGGAGTTTCTCTTTCTATAGTTACTGCATTTACATTAGAAGCTTCATTTAAACTTAAATGAGAATCATAATATAAAATAAGTTTTTAAAATTAAAATGAAGTTAGCACTTTTTATTTATTTTTTTATATTTATTTTTTGTTATAATTTATAAATGGAAAAAATAGTTAATATTATTGGAGCAGGTCTTTCAGGTTGTGAAGTAGCTTATCAATTATCAAAAAGAAATATAAAAGTAAAATTATATGAAAAAAAACTATTGAAAGGAATCCTGTTCAAAAATTGAATTATTTTGCAGAATTAGTTTGTTCAAATACTTTAAGATCTACAGATTTAAAAAATGCTGTAGGTACTCTTAAAGAGGAAATGAGAATGTTTGACTCATTAATAATAAAAGCAGCAGAATTTAGTCAAATTCCAGCTGGTGGAAGTTTAGCAGTTGATAGAGATAAATTTTCAAAGTATATTACTGATGCAATAAAAAATGATAATAATATTGAAGTCATTGAAAAGGAATATACAAAAATTAATAAAAATGAAATAACTTTAATTGCATCAGGACCTTTAACAAGTGAGAATTTACAAGTTGAGATTGCTTCATTAATTGGTGAAGATTATTTTTATTTTTTTGATGCTGTTGCACCAATTATTACAAAAGACTCTATTGATATGAATATTGCTTTTAGAAAAAATAGATATGAAAAGGGTGAAACACAAGATTATATAAATTGCCCTATGAATAGAGAACAATATGAGTTATTTTACAATGAACTTATAAATGCTCAATTAGCTCCAGTTCATTTAGAGTCAGAAAAAAATTTAAAATATTTTGAAGGTTGTATACCTGTTGAAGTTATGGCAAAAAGAGGTTTTGATACATTAACTTATGGTCCATTAAAACCTGCGGGACTTAGAAATTTAGATGGAAGCAATAATTTTGCAGTTGTTCAATTAAGACAAGATAATGCAGCTGATAATTTATATAATTTTGTTGGTTTTCAAACAAATTTAACATGAGCTGAACAAAAAAGAGTGTTTAGATTAATTCCGGGATTAGAAAAAGCTGATTTTATAAGATATGGTGTTATGCATCAAAATAATTTTATTAATTCACCAAAACTTTTAAATGAGTTTAATCAATTAAAATTAAATCCAAATATTTTTTTTGTTGGACAAATAACAGGAGTTGAAGGTTATGTTGAATCAACTTCTTCAGGAATAATTGCAGCAATCAATATAGCAAGAATGATTGAAAGAAAAGAACTTAAAAAATTTCCAAAAGATACTGTAATGGGAGCATTACAAAATTATATAATTTCAACTAATTCAAAAAATTTTCAACCAATGAAAGCAAATTGAAGTATTGTTGAAAATTTAGAAATTAAGTTTAAAATTAAAAAAGAACAAAAGAAGGAATTTTATTCAAATAGAGCAATAAATTCAATGAAACAGTTTATTAAAACTCTATTTTAATAGATGAAAGGTAAAAATGAAAGAAATTGATAAGCAAAGCATTTTTTGATTTGGATTGCATAATTTAGTTCAAGAAAATGCTCAGTTAAAATATTATATTACTACTCAAAAAGAACTTATCTATAATTTATATCCAGTAGTTTATTTAGGAGTTATTCAATATTCTCTTTATAGAGGAATTGTTTTAGATGAAATACCTTTAGAGGAAAGCAACTCCTATACTGAATATATTTTAGAAAGATATGATGAAATTTATAAAACTAGGTATAGATTTGTAAAAGATAAGCCTAAAAAAGCTAATTTAAAAGATATTGAAATATATCATTTATGTGAAGAAATAATTTCAGATTTATTGCTTCCTTATATAAATGAATATTGTTTTAGAACTTATGATATGTGAAAAAATTTGGCTCAAGCATATATAAGAGAATGTACAATAAATTACGAATATGATATAAACCATAAATCAGATGATGGAAAAACAAAAACTTCAATGCTTTATCCATTTTTCTTTACATTAAGTTTAATTGTTATACAAGAAAAACAAGGTCTATATCAAAGAATTGAAAAATGTTATAAAAAAGAAGTTCTTTTAAGAAAATTTAATTTAGGAAGAGAATGACAAGCAAAAGAATTAGATTATTTAACTGAAACATATGAATTAATTAAAAATGATGAAGAGTGATTGTTATTTTTAAGTAATTTTTCCTCATCAAAATGAGATAATTTTGATTTAAAAGAAAGATTTAAAGCTTTATTTCAATTAACAAAATTAACAACAATATTAATGAAAGATGAAATTAGTGCAGTTACAATGCTTGATGATGGTGAAGAATTATTTGATCAAGTTAAAAATTATTTACCTTTATTTATTTTTGAAGATAAAGTATTTAAAAGTAAAAATGAACTTAAAAGAAATTTTAAAAATTCAAAAATAAAAGTATTATCACCTTTTGCAAATCAAAATATAAATGTAGAAGTTTTAATACCATATATTGAAACAAAAGGTGAAAGATTTGTAAATTATAATAAAGATACTTTAATAAGAACTTCAGAAATTATATATACTGTTCTTGCAAAATTAAGGTTAGTATTATTAATTCATGAATATTTACCTAATTTAATTGATTCTAGAATATTGCCAAATAAAAAATTATTTGTAGATGTTCTTAATTTATTTGAAGAATTAAAAGAAGGTAAATTTAAAAGAAATTTAGATGTTGATAATTTATTAGTATCAGATTTTTTAATTACAGAGGATGATATTAATGAAATTTTAGAATTAAAATATACAAATATTGATGATTTTTATAATAAAGCTTGTTTTTATAAAATAGGAAAAATTATGAGCTTAATGCTTGGTGTTGAAAGTAAAACAGCATTTAACATGAATTATGATTTATTTGAATTGTTTAAAAA carries:
- a CDS encoding ABC transporter ATP-binding protein, encoding MAKIKIENKDIKPEMKIKRSGKSFFAIIWHYIKKHPVIGIFLVLLTLASSITSVLSPKIIENIMTVLTAPTGLGDDWQTADISSIQALLNKIHDNRNTLLVTVHGEPGNYFFTTILFGFNLRWQDWIYVQIGLFASLAIFTFASNFLAGIMGKNIEIQLRNKALEKLVKQDMSYYSDKKIGEILTKIVSDTQIIGDQAQQIPVTMMSAAFTFFGALIMMFTINIYLTIVVIVTMAIIVTSIFSTFGVVKKAALKTRDSITNINGDVTDRISTVRLIKASGTENYETERFKEIHKDYFKKSSSLIKLQSIVVTVLVAGVSSIQMIIVIAAAIKWHNEPGILSIVLTAFISSVGTMVGPIMQVARLQAGLIMASTSAVRIAEILEAKSRIDPHYDPSEGIHIENIDKDIIFKDVEFRYPEKPEKLIIPKFSFKFEHGKSYAFVGETGAGKSTIAKLLLRFYDPYKGSVLINEKYDLKDLNLGSYLDKVGYVEQEPQILFGDVLDNIKYGRFDATDEEAIEAAKLAELHDLVMTWPEGYKTILGERGFMLSGGQKQRLVIARMFLKDPQLLILDEATSALDNIVEKEIQSKLDSLMKGRTTVTIAHRLSTIKNVDQIIVLAPEKGIAQVGTFSELKNKEGHFKKLYDAGLMG
- a CDS encoding ATP-binding cassette domain-containing protein produces the protein MYQKFIRIKKTLDDVSLIINPGDRIGIIGPNSGGKSTLSEIIGGIRKPTTGKVTKQENMTIGLQFQESKYPIGITVLDMIKYYLETFNIPMIEEKLNEILKKFQIDNFKKKFIEKLSRGQQQRVNILLSLIHNSDLVIFDEISTGLDIEVRSEIFDVIKENVINKNKAMILVTHMMNEIEELCEKYIYIDNGIIKERGFVKDLVEKYGSVHNFTWKKFKEQKAMDIKSVSDHHNNIKNKNKLDKIINSEKNKGKNIPLIKLLLKYYYKGFAVHFFLFFFPLILLFLQGIVSKLMPVAEGQNKWILLHNSIGSLSLMQIISVGIFIVPQTILEFKNSVLMKRIGATNIKPIFFILNVVTMGIFFMIIGFLWTLLWAGIMFGNEFGWANVALPYQFGQSLPFLLLTIVQSVSLGMLFATIFKSTTTYIAV